From a single Anaerolineales bacterium genomic region:
- a CDS encoding RecX family transcriptional regulator has protein sequence MKKITAIEAQKNRNRVNIHLDGEFAFGLARITAAWLKVGDTLSDEKIASLQAEDMRERALQQALLFLSYRARSEKEIRQNLLKHEFTEDAIETILEKLRINNLANDPEFARAWVENRNTFRPRSRRALLMELRQKGLDDETAQAAVSGVDENALAYESALKRANRLKGLEWGEFRKKLSEYLARRGFPYSVIAPVVTRIWNEAHAEETHYEDEELL, from the coding sequence ATGAAAAAGATTACCGCCATCGAAGCGCAGAAGAACCGCAATCGGGTGAACATCCACCTGGATGGAGAGTTCGCCTTCGGACTGGCGCGCATCACAGCCGCATGGCTCAAGGTCGGCGACACGCTCAGCGACGAGAAGATCGCCAGCCTGCAAGCCGAGGACATGCGCGAACGGGCTTTACAACAAGCCCTGCTCTTCCTGAGCTATCGCGCACGCTCCGAAAAGGAAATACGGCAAAATCTGTTGAAACACGAGTTCACCGAGGATGCGATCGAAACCATCCTCGAGAAACTCCGCATCAACAACCTTGCCAACGACCCCGAATTTGCCCGCGCGTGGGTGGAAAATCGCAATACCTTCCGCCCCCGCAGCCGCCGTGCCTTGTTGATGGAACTCCGTCAAAAAGGACTGGACGACGAAACCGCCCAAGCCGCCGTTTCTGGCGTGGACGAAAACGCCCTGGCGTACGAATCCGCTTTGAAACGAGCGAACAGGCTCAAAGGTCTGGAATGGGGCGAGTTTCGCAAGAAACTGTCCGAATACCTCGCCAGGCGCGGCTTTCCATACTCCGTCATCGCGCCTGTCGTCACCCGCATCTGGAACGAGGCGCACGCGGAGGAAACACATTACGAAGATGAGGAACTACTATGA
- a CDS encoding threonine synthase, producing the protein MKTSYLVNLSCSKCGKIFSKDEVLTFCPDCQATLISNYDLNAVRAEVDRDEITSRPRGMWRWYEMLPVQDMENIVSLGEGDTPLLSAPRIGSQLGLANLFVKEESNNPTGSFKARGLSAAISKAKEVGITKVIIPTAGNAGGAMAAYAARAGMQAMIYMPKDTPHANIEESRIVGAEVILIDGLISDAAKLAGAKAREEGWFDISTFKEPYRTEGKKIMGYELAQQFNWELPDVIIYPTGGGTGLVGMWKAFQEMEELGWLNTKKRPRMVAVQAAGCAPVPLAFQKKAEFCDFWTNAHTVASGLRVPKSFADHLILRDIYESHGTAIAVDDADLLQAQKELAIAEGIFAAPEGAATLAALKELVAQKWVHPDEKIVLFNTGSGLKYLDKN; encoded by the coding sequence ATGAAAACATCGTATCTCGTCAACCTATCCTGCTCAAAATGCGGGAAAATATTTTCAAAGGATGAAGTCCTCACCTTTTGCCCGGACTGCCAGGCAACCCTCATCTCGAACTATGACTTGAACGCCGTACGCGCCGAAGTGGATCGGGACGAAATCACCAGCCGTCCGCGCGGAATGTGGCGCTGGTATGAGATGCTTCCCGTACAAGATATGGAAAACATCGTCTCCCTTGGCGAAGGCGATACTCCTTTATTAAGTGCCCCGCGCATCGGGAGCCAGCTTGGGCTCGCCAATCTCTTCGTCAAAGAAGAAAGTAATAATCCAACCGGATCGTTCAAGGCGCGCGGACTTTCCGCAGCCATTTCAAAAGCAAAGGAAGTGGGGATTACAAAGGTCATCATCCCCACGGCGGGGAATGCGGGCGGAGCGATGGCGGCATACGCGGCGCGCGCCGGGATGCAGGCGATGATCTACATGCCAAAGGATACACCGCATGCGAATATTGAGGAAAGCCGCATTGTCGGCGCGGAGGTGATCCTGATCGACGGTCTTATCAGCGATGCCGCAAAACTGGCCGGCGCAAAAGCCCGCGAAGAAGGCTGGTTCGACATTTCGACGTTCAAAGAACCCTACCGCACCGAAGGAAAAAAGATCATGGGCTACGAACTGGCTCAACAGTTCAATTGGGAACTGCCCGATGTCATCATCTATCCCACCGGCGGCGGGACGGGACTGGTCGGCATGTGGAAAGCTTTTCAGGAGATGGAGGAACTGGGCTGGCTGAACACCAAGAAACGTCCGCGCATGGTGGCAGTACAGGCGGCAGGATGTGCCCCCGTGCCGCTGGCATTCCAGAAAAAGGCGGAGTTCTGCGATTTCTGGACAAACGCCCACACGGTCGCATCCGGTCTGCGCGTGCCAAAGAGCTTTGCCGATCATTTGATCCTGCGTGATATTTACGAAAGCCACGGCACTGCCATTGCTGTGGATGATGCGGATTTGTTGCAAGCCCAAAAAGAACTGGCGATTGCCGAAGGTATCTTCGCCGCTCCCGAAGGCGCCGCCACGCTTGCCGCACTCAAGGAACTTGTGGCGCAGAAGTGGGTACACCCGGACGAGAAAATCGTTTTATTCAATACGGGTTCGGGCTTGAAATATCTCGATAAGAATTAA
- the rny gene encoding ribonuclease Y: MTPIIIVSEILVLIVGIVAGYFFHRYQADRAAKAKQDKADDIVKAAQTQANMIVKGAQDNATKIIQAAESEIKERRIDLNRETERLDKRRAELDSRFDKMEQREQNLNRRQSQVDKRANEIDKLHEEQFKKLEEIAQMTQDDARKDLFAAVEKEARGDMARIIRQVEAEAREEGEKRARKLIADAIQRVASEHVAEVTRAVVTLPSEEMKGRIVGRNGRNIKAFEQAAGVDVIVDDTPDSVTISCFDSVRREIGRRALSKLILDGRIHPAHIEKIVEDETKAVEKIINEAGEQAAYEANVTGLHPEVLRMMGRLKFRTSYGQNQLAHAVEVSKLAGILAAEIGANVELAKQGGFLHDIGKAMDHNQEGTHAGLGAEFCKRYGVNPVVVNAIASHHHEVDQETVEAVIAEAADAISGARPGARREDLEAYIKRIRSLEEMSMSFDGVQQAFAIQAGREVRVLVKPETIDDLGSTRLARDIAKKIEETMQYPGQIRVTVIRETRSTEYAK; the protein is encoded by the coding sequence ATGACCCCGATCATTATTGTGAGTGAAATTCTCGTTCTGATCGTCGGCATTGTTGCCGGATATTTTTTCCATCGTTATCAGGCAGACCGCGCCGCGAAAGCCAAACAGGACAAGGCTGATGACATCGTAAAAGCCGCGCAAACCCAGGCGAACATGATCGTCAAGGGTGCGCAGGATAACGCCACCAAGATCATTCAGGCGGCTGAATCCGAGATCAAGGAACGGCGCATCGACCTGAACCGTGAAACCGAACGTCTCGACAAGCGCCGCGCCGAACTGGACAGCCGCTTCGATAAAATGGAGCAGCGTGAGCAGAACCTGAACCGCCGGCAGTCGCAGGTGGATAAGCGCGCCAACGAAATTGACAAACTGCACGAAGAACAGTTCAAGAAGTTGGAAGAGATCGCCCAGATGACACAGGATGACGCGCGCAAGGACCTGTTCGCTGCTGTCGAAAAAGAAGCTCGCGGCGACATGGCACGCATCATCCGTCAGGTCGAAGCGGAAGCGCGCGAGGAAGGCGAGAAGCGCGCCCGTAAACTGATCGCCGACGCCATCCAGCGTGTTGCGTCCGAGCATGTTGCTGAAGTCACCCGCGCGGTGGTCACCCTGCCCAGCGAAGAAATGAAGGGACGCATCGTTGGGCGCAACGGACGCAATATCAAAGCCTTTGAGCAAGCCGCCGGCGTGGACGTGATCGTGGATGACACGCCCGATTCCGTCACCATCTCCTGTTTCGACTCCGTCCGCCGCGAGATCGGTCGCCGCGCGCTCTCCAAGTTGATTCTGGATGGACGCATCCATCCCGCCCACATCGAAAAGATCGTGGAGGATGAAACCAAAGCCGTTGAAAAGATCATCAACGAAGCGGGCGAGCAAGCTGCTTACGAAGCCAACGTCACTGGGTTGCATCCCGAAGTTCTGCGCATGATGGGACGTTTGAAATTCCGCACATCCTACGGGCAAAACCAGCTCGCCCATGCAGTGGAAGTTTCCAAACTGGCGGGCATCCTCGCCGCCGAGATCGGCGCGAACGTGGAACTCGCCAAACAGGGCGGCTTCCTGCACGACATCGGCAAAGCCATGGATCATAATCAGGAAGGAACGCACGCGGGACTCGGCGCGGAATTCTGCAAACGCTACGGCGTGAATCCCGTGGTCGTTAACGCCATCGCTTCGCACCACCATGAGGTGGATCAGGAGACCGTGGAAGCGGTCATCGCTGAAGCCGCGGACGCCATCTCCGGCGCGCGCCCCGGCGCACGCCGCGAAGACCTGGAAGCGTACATCAAGCGCATCCGCTCGCTTGAGGAAATGTCCATGTCGTTCGACGGCGTCCAGCAAGCCTTCGCCATCCAAGCGGGACGCGAAGTGCGCGTGCTCGTCAAACCGGAGACGATCGACGATCTTGGCTCCACAAGACTGGCGCGAGATATCGCGAAGAAGATCGAAGAGACCATGCAGTATCCCGGTCAGATCCGCGTGACGGTCATCCGCGAAACGAGATCCACCGAATACGCAAAGTGA